One genomic window of Streptococcus mitis includes the following:
- the recX gene encoding recombination regulator RecX, whose translation MKITKLEKKKRLYLMELDNGDKCYITEDTIVRFMLSRDKVISKEELKEIQDFAQFSYGKNLALYHLSFKARTEKEVREYLKKYDIDEDIASQVIANLKEDNWINDGHYAYAIINANQLSGDKGPYVLTQKLVQKGISKSTIEETLKEFDFSEVAQRVANKLLKKYEGKLPARALQDKIIQNLTNKGFSYSDAKSSFDQLDSQVDQETTQELIFKELDKQYAKYTRKYEGYELKQRLTQVLARKGYDFSDIASALREYL comes from the coding sequence ATGAAAATCACAAAACTTGAAAAGAAAAAAAGACTCTATCTGATGGAGCTTGATAATGGCGACAAATGCTATATTACTGAAGATACTATTGTTCGTTTTATGTTATCGAGAGATAAGGTGATAAGCAAAGAGGAATTGAAGGAGATTCAGGACTTTGCTCAATTTTCTTATGGTAAGAATCTAGCCCTCTACCACCTATCCTTTAAAGCTCGCACTGAAAAAGAAGTCAGAGAATATCTGAAAAAATACGATATTGATGAAGACATAGCTTCCCAAGTCATTGCTAATCTTAAAGAAGATAATTGGATTAATGATGGCCATTACGCTTATGCTATCATCAATGCTAATCAACTTTCAGGAGACAAGGGACCTTATGTACTGACTCAGAAACTAGTACAAAAGGGGATTTCAAAATCTACTATAGAGGAGACCTTGAAAGAATTTGATTTTTCGGAAGTTGCTCAACGTGTAGCTAATAAACTATTGAAAAAATATGAAGGAAAACTTCCAGCTCGTGCCTTGCAAGATAAGATTATCCAGAACTTGACCAACAAGGGATTCTCTTACTCTGATGCTAAAAGTTCCTTTGACCAGTTGGATAGTCAAGTTGACCAAGAAACGACTCAGGAACTCATCTTCAAGGAACTCGATAAGCAATATGCTAAGTATACCCGAAAATATGAAGGATACGAACTTAAACAACGTTTAACTCAAGTTTTAGCACGAAAAGGCTACGATTTTTCGGATATAGCAAGCGCTCTCAGAGAATATCTTTAA